The following coding sequences lie in one Arabidopsis thaliana chromosome 3, partial sequence genomic window:
- a CDS encoding uncharacterized protein (unknown protein; BEST Arabidopsis thaliana protein match is: unknown protein (TAIR:AT2G46375.1); Has 28 Blast hits to 28 proteins in 7 species: Archae - 0; Bacteria - 0; Metazoa - 0; Fungi - 0; Plants - 28; Viruses - 0; Other Eukaryotes - 0 (source: NCBI BLink).): MVDDDDRILWDCGSPLYDSYELVSLTHIIERHFMSLPSLAGAGKVCCSRRPSDLEEKANRGANTVVDLCCSSDSTTGKLLCGAFGTKWWKRKQNTEAVVDNYNNKKKNMFCRILSKIRISTTRSGSSKM, encoded by the coding sequence atggttgatgatgatgatcgtATACTATGGGATTGTGGAAGTCCACTCTATGATTCCTACGAGCTCGTTTCTCTTACTCACATCATTGAACGCCATTTCATGTCTCTACCTTCTCTTGCTGGCGCCGGAAAAGTTTGCTGCTCTCGAAGACCGTCTGATCTGGAAGAAAAGGCCAATCGTGGGGCCAACACCGTCGTTGATCTGTGTTGTTCCTCTGATTCGACGACTGGTAAACTGTTGTGCGGTGCTTTTGGAACCAAATGGtggaagagaaagcaaaacaCCGAAGCTGTCGTCGATAattacaacaacaagaagaagaatatgttTTGTCGGATCCTCTCTAAGATAAGGATTTCTACAACAAGATCTGGTTCTTCGAAGATGTGA
- a CDS encoding extra-large G-like protein, putative (DUF3133) (Protein of unknown function (DUF3133); FUNCTIONS IN: molecular_function unknown; INVOLVED IN: biological_process unknown; LOCATED IN: plasma membrane; EXPRESSED IN: 22 plant structures; EXPRESSED DURING: 13 growth stages; CONTAINS InterPro DOMAIN/s: Protein of unknown function DUF3133 (InterPro:IPR021480); BEST Arabidopsis thaliana protein match is: Protein of unknown function (DUF3133) (TAIR:AT2G46380.1); Has 340 Blast hits to 282 proteins in 37 species: Archae - 0; Bacteria - 2; Metazoa - 13; Fungi - 17; Plants - 302; Viruses - 0; Other Eukaryotes - 6 (source: NCBI BLink).), with product MADSTKVRLVRCPKCENLLSEPEDSPFFQCGGCFTVLRAKTKEREADSVSVKSVEDTAKPVSASSPEKAILDSSETSSDSDVPSLRHHHNVVPVDVESDPCSKPSSLEQGNRSILLGDKDDLKSQSGRQQDSGWDRFRKRTTKRCDSQSVINRLSTSRHPCDEGTSSSANYFPDSLLEFQKHLKDQSNEAIEQDRAGLLRQLEKIKEQLVQSCNVATDKSKEQAPSSSSASGLNKAPPMRFHSTGNHAVGGPSYYHQPQFPYNNNNINEAPMHHSLMHPSYGDPHRFPIHGRGPHPYFSGQYVGNNNNGHDLFDAYPQQNGHFHHSSCSCYHCYDNKYWRGSAPVVPDAPYNAGFYPHESVMGFAPPHNPRTYGSRGLQPHGRWPSNFSDAQMDALSRIRPPKVVLSGGSRHIRPLAGGAPFITCQNCFELLQLPKKPEAGTKKQQKVRCGACSCLIDLSVVNNKFVLSTNTASTRQGEARVAADYTSDDYDLLGYVFHSLDDEPRDLPGLISDKSQDMQHVHSHSASLSEGELSSDSLTAKPLAEAHENFVDYSSINHDRSGAGSRSSRSEHDKVTLSKATAMRQNSMKEVSLASEMEVNFNDYSHRNSGVSKDQQQRAKKSGFASIVKKSFKDLTKSIQNDEGNKSNVSINGHPLTERLLRKAEKQAGVIQPGNYWYDYRAGFWGVMGGPGLGILPPFIEELNYPMPENCSGGTTGVFVNGRELHRKDLDLLAGRGLPPDRDRSYIVDITGRVIDEDTGEELDCLGKLAPTIEKLKRGFGMRLPKRTT from the exons atggcCGATTCGACCAAAGTAAGGCTAGTTCGTTGCCCAAAATGCGAGAATCTCTTATCAGAGCCTGAAGATTCTCCCTTTTTCCAGTGCGGTGGCTGCTTCACCGTTCTTCGTG CCAAAACCAAGGAGCGTGAAGCAGATTCTGTTTCAGTCAAGTCCGTTGAAGATACAGCCAAACCGGTTTCAGCTAGTTCCCCAGAGAAAGCAATATTGGATTCTAGTGAAACTTCATCTGACTCTGATGTTCCATCTTTGAGACACCACCATAATGTTGTTCCTGTTGATGTTGAGAGTGATCCTTGTTCAAAAccttcttctcttgaacaagGTAACAGATCTATATTATTAGGGGATAAAGATGACCTTAAATCTCAATCAGGGAGACAACAAGATTCGGGTTGGGATCGGTTTAGGAAAAGAACAACCAAGAGATGTGATTCTCAAAGTGTCATCAACAGATTATCCACTTCTAGGCATCCTTGTGATGAAGgcacttcttcttcagcaaaCTACTTTCCAGATTCACTCCTTGAATTCCAGAAACACTTGAAAGATCAGAGCAACGAAGCAATTGAGCAAGACCGAGCTGGACTTCTGAGACAGTTAGAAAAGATCAAAGAACAGCTTGTTCAGTCTTGCAATGTGGCAACTGACAAGTCTAAAGAACAGGCTCCTAGTTCTTCGTCCGCCTCGGGGTTGAACAAGGCGCCTCCAATGCGGTTTCACAGTACAGGAAATCACGCTGTTGGAGGTCCTTCTTATTACCATCAACCACAGTTTccttacaacaacaacaacatcaatgAAGCCCCTATGCACCACAGTCTGATGCATCCCTCTTATGGAGACCCTCATAGGTTCCCGATACACGGAAGAGGTCCTCATCCCTACTTCTCGGGACAATATGTTGGTAATAATAACAACGGTCATGATCTCTTTGACGCATACCCGCAGCAAAACGGGCATTTTCATCACTCATCTTGCTCTTGTTACCACTGTTATGATAATAAATACTGGCGAGGTTCAGCACCGGTGGTCCCTGATGCACCCTATAATGCTGGTTTTTATCCTCATGAGAGCGTTATGGGTTTTGCTCCACCGCATAATCCTAGAACTTATGGTTCTCGTGGTCTACAGCCTCATGGAAGATGGCCTAGTAACTTCAGTGATGCTCAAATGGATGCTCTTTCTCGGATTCGTCCTCCTAAAGTTGTATTATCAGGCGGATCTCGTCATATCCGCCCTTTGGCAGGTGGTGCACCGTTTATAACCTGTCAAAACTGCTTTGAGCTTCTACAATTGCCAAAGAAACCAGAGGCTGGTACAAAGAAACAACAGAAAGTGCGGTGTGGAGCATGTTCCTGTTTGATAGATTTATCTGTTGTTAATAACAAATTCGTTCTCTCGACAAACACAGCTTCAACGAGACAAGGAGAAGCCCGTGTAGCTGCTGATTACACTTCTGATGACTATGATCTTCTTGGTTATGTATTTCACTCGTTGGATGATGAACCAAGAGATCTTCCGGGATTGATTTCAGACAAGTCTCAAGATATGCAACACGTTCATTCTCATTCCGCCAGCCTTTCCGAGGGAGAGCTAAGCTCAGACAGTCTAACCGCTAAGCCACTAGCTGAAGCTCACGAAAACTTTGTTGATTACTCTTCGATCAATCATGACCGGTCTGGAGCAGGCAGCCGTAGCTCTCGTTCAGAACACGACAAGGTCACACTGAGCAAGGCAACAGCCATGAGACAGAACTCCATGAAAGAGGTTTCACTTGCAAGTGAGATGGAAGTTAACTTCAACGACTACTCTCATCGTAACAGTGGAGTATCTAAAGATCAGCAGCAAAGAGCTAAGAAGAGCGGATTCGCGAGCATTGTGAAGAAAAGCTTCAAAGATCTGACAAAATCTATTCAGAATGATGAAGGGAACAAAAGCAATGTTTCGATAAATGGACATCCTTTAACCGAACGTCTGCTGAGAAAAGCAGAGAAGCAAGCCGGAGTCATTCAGCCAGGAAACTACTG GTATGATTACAGAGCTGGATTCTGGGGAGTAATGGGAGGTCCAGGTCTTGGAATATTACCG CCATTCATAGAAGAGCTTAATTACCCAATGCCAGAGAACTGCTCAGGTGGAACAACGGGAGTGTTTGTGAACGGAAGAGAGCTTCACCGGAAAGATTTGGACTTGCTTGCGGGTAGAGGACTTCCTCCGGACAGAGATAGATCCTACATTGTTGACATAACGGGTAGAGTCATAGATGAAGACACCGGTGAAGAGCTCGATTGCCTCGGGAAACTAGCCCCAAC GATTGAGAAATTGAAGCGTGGGTTTGGGATGAGACTTCCAAAGAGAACTACGTGA
- the AGP20 gene encoding arabinogalactan protein 20 (arabinogalactan protein 20 (AGP20); CONTAINS InterPro DOMAIN/s: Protein of unknown function DUF1070 (InterPro:IPR009424); BEST Arabidopsis thaliana protein match is: arabinogalactan protein 16 (TAIR:AT2G46330.1); Has 106 Blast hits to 106 proteins in 13 species: Archae - 0; Bacteria - 0; Metazoa - 0; Fungi - 0; Plants - 106; Viruses - 0; Other Eukaryotes - 0 (source: NCBI BLink).): protein MASRNSVAVIALFAFVFAVISPFAGAQSLAPAPSPTSDGTSIDQGIAYLLMVVALVLTYLIHPLDASSSSYTFF, encoded by the exons ATGGCGTCGAGGAACTCCGTTGCCGTAATCGCTTTATTCGCTTTCGTTTTCGCCGTCATCTCTCCATTCGCCGGCGCTCAATCCTTAGCTCCTGCTCCTTCCCCCACTAGCGACG GAACATCGATTGATCAAGGAATCGCGTATTTGCTAATGGTGGTGGCGTTGGTGCTGACGTATCTCATTCATCCTCTTGAtgcatcttcttcctcctacACCTTCTTCTAA
- a CDS encoding alpha/beta-Hydrolases superfamily protein has protein sequence MAFNTAMASTSPAAANDVLREHIGLRRSLSGQDLVLKGGGIRRSSSDNHLCCRSGNNNNRILAVSVRPGMKTSRSVGVFSFQISSSIIPSPIKTLLFETDTSQDEQESDEIEIETEPNLDGAKKANWVERLLEIRRQWKREQKTESGNSDVAEESVDVTCGCEEEEGCIANYGSVNGDWGRESFSRLLVKVSWSEAKKLSQLAYLCNLAYTIPEIKGEDLRRNYGLKFVTSSLEKKAKAAILREKLEQDPTHVPVITSPDLESEKQSQRSASSSASAYKIAASAASYIHSCKEYDLSEPIYKSAAAAQAAASTMTAVVAAGEEEKLEAARELQSLQSSPCEWFVCDDPNTYTRCFVIQGSDSLASWKANLFFEPTKFEDTDVLVHRGIYEAAKGIYEQFLPEITEHLSRHGDRAKFQFTGHSLGGSLSLIVNLMLISRGLVSSEAMKSVVTFGSPFVFCGGEKILAELGLDESHVHCVMMHRDIVPRAFSCNYPDHVALVLKRLNGSFRTHPCLNKNKLLYSPMGKVYILQPSESVSPTHPWLPPGNALYILENSNEGYSPTALRAFLNRPHPLETLSQRAAYGSEGSVLRDHDSKNYVKAVNGVLRQHTKLIVRKARIQRRSVWPVLTSAGRGLNESLTTAEEIMTRV, from the exons ATGGCGTTTAATACGGCTATGGCGTCTACATCTCCAGCGGCGGCAAATGACGTTTTAAGAGAACATATTGGCCTCCGTAGATCGTTGTCCGGTCAAGATCTCGTCTTAAAAGGCGGTGGTATACGGAGATCGAGTTCCGACAATCACTTGTGTTGTCGCTCcggtaataataataatcgcATTCTTGCTGTGTCTGTTCGTCCGGGGATGAAAACGAGTCGATCTGTGGGAGTGTTCTCGTTTCAGATATCGAGTTCTATAATCCCAAGTCCGATAAAAACGTTGCTATTTGAAACGGACACGTCTCAAGACGAGCAAGAGAGCgatgagattgagattgagacAGAGCCAAATCTAGATGGAGCCAAGAAGGCAAATTGGGTCGAGAGGCTGCTTGAGATAAGGAGACAGTGgaagagagagcaaaaaacagagagtgGAAACAGTGACGTTGCAGAGGAAAGTGTTGACGTTACGTGTggttgtgaagaagaagaaggttgcATTGCGAATTACGGATCTGTAAATGGTGATTGGGGACGAGAATCGTTCTCTAGATTGCTTGTGAAGGTTTCTTGGTCTGAGGCTAAAAAGCTTTCTCAGTTAGCTTATTTGTGTAACTTGGCTTACACGATACCTGAGATCAAGGGTGAGGATTTGAGAAGAAACTATGGGTTAAAGTTTGTGACATCTTCATTGGAAAAGAAAGCTAAAGCAGCGATACTTAGAGAGAAACTAGAGCAAGATCCAACACATGTCCCTGTTATTACATCCCCGGATTTAGAATCCGAGAAGCAGTCTCAACGATCAGCTTcatcttctgcttctgcttaCAAGATTGCTGCTTCAGCTGCGTCTTACATTCACTCTTGCAAAGAGTATGATCTTTCAGAACCAATTTATAAATCAGCTGCTGCTGCTCAGGCTGCAGCGTCTACCATGACCGCGGTGGTTGCTGCGGGTGAGGAGGAGAAGCTAGAAGCGGCAAGGGAGTTACAGTCGCTACAATCATCTCCTTGTGAGTGGTTTGTTTGTGATGATCCAAACACATACACTAGGTGCTTTGTGATTCAG GGATCTGATTCTTTAGCTTCTTGGAAAGCAAACCTTTTCTTCGAGCCAACTAAGTTTGAG GACACAGATGTATTAGTCCACAGAGGAATCTACGAGGCAGCAAAAGGAATATACGAACAGTTCTTACCAGAAATAACAGAGCATTTGTCTAGACATGGAGATAGAGCTAAGTTTCAGTTCACGGGTCATTCTCTTGGAGGCAGTCTCTCATTAATAGTGAATTTGATGCTTATCTCTAGAGGACTCGTTAGCTCTGAAGCTATGAAATCCGTTGTCACGTTCGGTTCACCGTTTGTGTTTTGTGGTGGTGAGAAGATTCTAGCGGAGCTTGGTCTTGACGAGAGTCATGTTCACTGTGTGATGATGCATAGAGATATCGTCCCACGAGCCTTTTCGTGTAATTATCCTGACCATGTTGCTCTCGTTCTCAAGCGTTTGAATGGCTCCTTCCGTACACATCCTTGTCTCAACAAAAAT AAACTGTTGTATTCACCGATGGGGAAAGTATATATTCTACAGCCGAGTGAGAGCGTCTCGCCGACGCACCCATGGCTTCCACCGGGAAACGCTCTGTACATTTTAGAAAATAGCAACGAAGGTTACTCTCCTACGGCGTTACGAGCATTTTTAAACCGCCCTCACCCGCTCGAAACGCTGAGTCAACGCGCAGCTTATGGCTCGGAAGGTTCAGTCTTGAGGGACCACGACTCCAAGAACTACGTTAAGGCCGTGAACGGAGTTCTCAGGCAGCACACGAAGCTCATAGTTAGGAAAGCCAGGATACAAAGGAGGAGTGTTTGGCCCGTGCTGACATCAGCAGGACGTGGATTAAACGAGAGCCTGACGACGGCCGAGGAGATCATGACACGTGTCTAA
- the TUBG1 gene encoding gamma-tubulin (gamma-tubulin (TUBG1); FUNCTIONS IN: structural molecule activity, GTP binding, GTPase activity; INVOLVED IN: in 9 processes; LOCATED IN: mitochondrion, microtubule, plasma membrane, cytoplasm; EXPRESSED IN: guard cell; CONTAINS InterPro DOMAIN/s: Gamma tubulin (InterPro:IPR002454), Tubulin (InterPro:IPR000217), Tubulin/FtsZ, GTPase domain (InterPro:IPR003008), Tubulin/FtsZ, N-terminal (InterPro:IPR019746), Tubulin/FtsZ, C-terminal (InterPro:IPR008280), Tubulin, conserved site (InterPro:IPR017975), Tubulin/FtsZ, 2-layer sandwich domain (InterPro:IPR018316); BEST Arabidopsis thaliana protein match is: gamma-tubulin complex protein 2 (TAIR:AT5G05620.1); Has 22646 Blast hits to 22602 proteins in 4766 species: Archae - 19; Bacteria - 43; Metazoa - 4166; Fungi - 13770; Plants - 1412; Viruses - 0; Other Eukaryotes - 3236 (source: NCBI BLink).) → MPREIITLQVGQCGNQIGMEFWKQLCLEHGISKDGILEDFATQGGDRKDVFFYQADDQHYIPRALLIDLEPRVINGIQNGDYRNLYNHENIFVADHGGGAGNNWASGYHQGKGVEEEIMDMIDREADGSDSLEGFVLCHSIAGGTGSGMGSYLLETLNDRYSKKLVQTYSVFPNQMETSDVVVQPYNSLLTLKRLTLNADCVVVLDNTALGRIAVERLHLTNPTFAQTNSLVSTVMSASTTTLRYPGYMNNDLVGLLASLIPTPRCHFLMTGYTPLTVERQANVIRKTTVLDVMRRLLQTKNIMVSSYARNKEASQAKYISILNIIQGEVDPTQVHESLQRIRERKLVNFIEWGPASIQVALSKKSPYVQTAHRVSGLMLASHTSIRHLFSKCLSQYDKLRKKQAFLDNYRKFPMFADNDLSEFDESRDIIESLVDEYKACESPDYIKWGMEDPEQLMTGEGNASGVVDPKLAF, encoded by the exons ATGCCTCGGGAGATAATTACGCTTCAGGTTGGACAATGTGGGAATCAGATCGGTATGGAGTTCTGGAAACAGCTTTGCCTCGAGCACGGTATCAGTAAAGATGGTATTCTCGAGGACTTCGCTACTCAg GGAGGTGATAGAAAAGATGTGTTTTTTTACCAAGCGGATGACCAACACTATATCCCACGAGCTCTCCTCATTGATTTGGAGCCTAGAGTCATCAATGGTATTCAGAATGGTGATTACCGCAATCTCTATAATCACGAGAATATCTTCGTTGCTGACCATGGTGGTGGTGCTGGTAATAACTGGGCCAGTGGTTATCACCAGGGGAAGGGTGTTGAAGAGGAAATCATGGACATGATTGATCGAGAAGCTGATGGAAGTGACAGTCTTGagggttttgttctttgccACTCTATTGCTGGAGGCACTGGCTCAG GTATGGGATCTTATTTGTTGGAGACTTTGAATGATCGCTACAGCAAGAAGTTGGTTCAGACATACAGTGTCTTTCCCAATCAGATGGAAACGAGTGACGTTGTTGTCCAGCCCTACAACTCACTTTTGACGCTTAAGCGGCTTACATTAAATGCTGATTGTGTTGTTGTCCTTGACAACACTGCTTTGGGAAGGATTGCTGTGGAGCGTCTACATCTGACAAATCCTACCTTTGCTCAAACGAATTCTCTAGTGTCTACTGTGATGTCTGCTAGCACAACAACACTGCGTTATCCAGGATACATGAATAACGACCTCGTTGGCTTGCTTGCATCTTTGATCCCAACACCAAGGTGTCACTTCCTCATGACTGGATATACACCATTGACTGTTGAGCGCCAG GCAAATGTCATTCGTAAAACTACTGTGCTGGATGTTATGAGAAGACTTCTACAG acaaaaaatatcatgGTTTCGTCTTATGCTAGAAACAAAGAAGCTAGTCAGGCAAAGTATATATCAATATTGAATATAATTCAAGGAGAAGTCGATCCCACTCAG GTGCATGAGAGTTTGCAGAGGATACGAGAAAGAAAGCTTGTTAATTTCATTGAGTGGGGACCTGCAAGCATACAG GTTGCTCTTTCCAAGAAGTCCCCATATGTTCAAACTGCCCATAGG GTCAGTGGTCTTATGTTAGCAAGCCACACTAGTATCAGGCACCTATTCAGCAAATGTTTGAGCCAATATGATAAGTTGAGGAAGAAGCAAGCTTTTCTAGACAATTACCGGAAGTTTCCCATGTTTGCT GACAATGATCTTTCAGAGTTTGACGAATCAAGGGACATAATTGAGAGTTTGGTAGATGAATACAAGGCCTGTGAGTCTCCAGATTACATCAAATGGGGAATGGAG GACCCTGAACAGCTTATGACTGGTGAAGGCAATGCTTCAGGAGTTGTTGATCCGAAGTTGGCGTTCtga
- a CDS encoding extra-large G-like protein, putative (DUF3133): MADSTKVRLVRCPKCENLLSEPEDSPFFQCGGCFTVLRAKTKEREADSVSVKSVEDTAKPVSASSPEKAILDSSETSSDSDVPSLRHHHNVVPVDVESDPCSKPSSLEQGNRSILLGDKDDLKSQSGRQQDSGWDRFRKRTTKRCDSQSVINRLSTSRHPCDEGTSSSANYFPDSLLEFQKHLKDQSNEAIEQDRAGLLRQLEKIKEQLVQSCNVATDKSKEQAPSSSSASGLNKAPPMRFHSTGNHAVGGPSYYHQPQFPYNNNNINEAPMHHSLMHPSYGDPHRFPIHGRGPHPYFSGQYVGNNNNGHDLFDAYPQQNGHFHHSSCSCYHCYDNKYWRGSAPVVPDAPYNAGFYPHESVMGFAPPHNPRTYGSRGLQPHGRWPSNFSDAQMDALSRIRPPKVVLSGGSRHIRPLAGGAPFITCQNCFELLQLPKKPEAGTKKQQKVRCGACSCLIDLSVVNNKFVLSTNTASTRQGEARVAADYTSDDYDLLGYVFHSLDDEPRDLPGLISDKSQDMQHVHSHSASLSEGELSSDSLTAKPLAEAHENFVDYSSINHDRSGAGSRSSRSEHDKVTLSKATAMRQNSMKEVSLASEMEVNFNDYSHRNSGVSKDQQQRAKKSGFASIVKKSFKDLTKSIQNDEGNKSNVSINGHPLTERLLRKAEKQAGVIQPGNYWYDYRAGFWGVMGGPGLGILPPFIEELNYPMPENCSGGTTGVFVNGRELHRKDLDLLAGRGLPPDRDRSYIVDITGRVIDEDTGEELDCLGKLAPT, encoded by the exons atggcCGATTCGACCAAAGTAAGGCTAGTTCGTTGCCCAAAATGCGAGAATCTCTTATCAGAGCCTGAAGATTCTCCCTTTTTCCAGTGCGGTGGCTGCTTCACCGTTCTTCGTG CCAAAACCAAGGAGCGTGAAGCAGATTCTGTTTCAGTCAAGTCCGTTGAAGATACAGCCAAACCGGTTTCAGCTAGTTCCCCAGAGAAAGCAATATTGGATTCTAGTGAAACTTCATCTGACTCTGATGTTCCATCTTTGAGACACCACCATAATGTTGTTCCTGTTGATGTTGAGAGTGATCCTTGTTCAAAAccttcttctcttgaacaagGTAACAGATCTATATTATTAGGGGATAAAGATGACCTTAAATCTCAATCAGGGAGACAACAAGATTCGGGTTGGGATCGGTTTAGGAAAAGAACAACCAAGAGATGTGATTCTCAAAGTGTCATCAACAGATTATCCACTTCTAGGCATCCTTGTGATGAAGgcacttcttcttcagcaaaCTACTTTCCAGATTCACTCCTTGAATTCCAGAAACACTTGAAAGATCAGAGCAACGAAGCAATTGAGCAAGACCGAGCTGGACTTCTGAGACAGTTAGAAAAGATCAAAGAACAGCTTGTTCAGTCTTGCAATGTGGCAACTGACAAGTCTAAAGAACAGGCTCCTAGTTCTTCGTCCGCCTCGGGGTTGAACAAGGCGCCTCCAATGCGGTTTCACAGTACAGGAAATCACGCTGTTGGAGGTCCTTCTTATTACCATCAACCACAGTTTccttacaacaacaacaacatcaatgAAGCCCCTATGCACCACAGTCTGATGCATCCCTCTTATGGAGACCCTCATAGGTTCCCGATACACGGAAGAGGTCCTCATCCCTACTTCTCGGGACAATATGTTGGTAATAATAACAACGGTCATGATCTCTTTGACGCATACCCGCAGCAAAACGGGCATTTTCATCACTCATCTTGCTCTTGTTACCACTGTTATGATAATAAATACTGGCGAGGTTCAGCACCGGTGGTCCCTGATGCACCCTATAATGCTGGTTTTTATCCTCATGAGAGCGTTATGGGTTTTGCTCCACCGCATAATCCTAGAACTTATGGTTCTCGTGGTCTACAGCCTCATGGAAGATGGCCTAGTAACTTCAGTGATGCTCAAATGGATGCTCTTTCTCGGATTCGTCCTCCTAAAGTTGTATTATCAGGCGGATCTCGTCATATCCGCCCTTTGGCAGGTGGTGCACCGTTTATAACCTGTCAAAACTGCTTTGAGCTTCTACAATTGCCAAAGAAACCAGAGGCTGGTACAAAGAAACAACAGAAAGTGCGGTGTGGAGCATGTTCCTGTTTGATAGATTTATCTGTTGTTAATAACAAATTCGTTCTCTCGACAAACACAGCTTCAACGAGACAAGGAGAAGCCCGTGTAGCTGCTGATTACACTTCTGATGACTATGATCTTCTTGGTTATGTATTTCACTCGTTGGATGATGAACCAAGAGATCTTCCGGGATTGATTTCAGACAAGTCTCAAGATATGCAACACGTTCATTCTCATTCCGCCAGCCTTTCCGAGGGAGAGCTAAGCTCAGACAGTCTAACCGCTAAGCCACTAGCTGAAGCTCACGAAAACTTTGTTGATTACTCTTCGATCAATCATGACCGGTCTGGAGCAGGCAGCCGTAGCTCTCGTTCAGAACACGACAAGGTCACACTGAGCAAGGCAACAGCCATGAGACAGAACTCCATGAAAGAGGTTTCACTTGCAAGTGAGATGGAAGTTAACTTCAACGACTACTCTCATCGTAACAGTGGAGTATCTAAAGATCAGCAGCAAAGAGCTAAGAAGAGCGGATTCGCGAGCATTGTGAAGAAAAGCTTCAAAGATCTGACAAAATCTATTCAGAATGATGAAGGGAACAAAAGCAATGTTTCGATAAATGGACATCCTTTAACCGAACGTCTGCTGAGAAAAGCAGAGAAGCAAGCCGGAGTCATTCAGCCAGGAAACTACTG GTATGATTACAGAGCTGGATTCTGGGGAGTAATGGGAGGTCCAGGTCTTGGAATATTACCG CCATTCATAGAAGAGCTTAATTACCCAATGCCAGAGAACTGCTCAGGTGGAACAACGGGAGTGTTTGTGAACGGAAGAGAGCTTCACCGGAAAGATTTGGACTTGCTTGCGGGTAGAGGACTTCCTCCGGACAGAGATAGATCCTACATTGTTGACATAACGGGTAGAGTCATAGATGAAGACACCGGTGAAGAGCTCGATTGCCTCGGGAAACTAGCCCCAACGTAA